Proteins found in one Pseudomonas mosselii genomic segment:
- a CDS encoding amine dehydrogenase large subunit, translated as MFKRSLRHLLCGLSLFAGTASALAEFVPEQARVEVLGDHREQHWFWIWGSNAPNMVDGRAYLFDDQGRNLGQLSTGIWSNGLQLAHSRDELYATEIYFSRGVRGQRSDVVTVYDARTLSPKREIAIPAKRMTALISTGLSVLSDDERFLLVLNFTPAQSISVVDLENSRFVTEVPIPGCASIYPAGPRDFYAICGNGGFFHLRLDDQGQVALQERTAPAFDPLQDLLLTTGVRDGGTWYFVSQHNRAYALDMSAEGVHPRKQWSLLSDQERADGWGIAGNHGVALHRQSGRLFVLMHKDKPENYQKPGTEVWVFDVATQQRVARLSLKEQSTAIGVSQGAQPRLYSLDWVVPMPSLFTLWVYLTEGEAGLTPLLRQGVNLYDADSGEHLRSVGDIPLGFLNVVMPW; from the coding sequence ATGTTCAAGCGTTCCTTGCGTCATCTGCTGTGTGGTCTGTCGTTGTTCGCCGGCACCGCCTCGGCACTGGCCGAATTCGTGCCGGAGCAGGCCCGTGTCGAAGTGCTGGGCGATCATCGCGAGCAGCACTGGTTCTGGATCTGGGGCAGCAATGCGCCCAACATGGTCGATGGCCGCGCCTACCTGTTCGACGACCAGGGCCGCAACCTCGGCCAGCTGAGCACCGGCATCTGGTCCAACGGCCTGCAGCTGGCGCACAGCCGCGACGAGCTGTATGCCACCGAGATCTACTTCAGCCGTGGCGTGCGCGGCCAGCGCAGCGATGTGGTCACGGTGTACGACGCCAGGACCCTCAGCCCCAAGCGTGAGATCGCGATCCCGGCCAAGCGCATGACCGCGCTGATCTCCACGGGCCTCAGCGTGCTTTCCGATGACGAGCGCTTCCTGCTGGTGCTCAATTTCACCCCGGCGCAGTCGATCTCGGTGGTCGATCTGGAAAACAGCCGCTTCGTCACCGAGGTGCCGATCCCCGGCTGCGCCTCTATCTACCCGGCCGGCCCTCGCGATTTCTACGCCATCTGCGGCAATGGCGGGTTCTTCCACCTGCGCTTGGATGATCAGGGGCAGGTGGCGCTGCAAGAGCGCACCGCGCCAGCGTTCGATCCATTGCAGGACCTGCTGCTGACCACGGGCGTGCGCGATGGCGGCACGTGGTACTTCGTCTCCCAGCACAACCGCGCCTATGCCCTGGACATGAGCGCCGAGGGTGTGCACCCGCGCAAGCAGTGGTCGTTGCTCAGTGACCAGGAGCGCGCCGATGGCTGGGGCATTGCCGGCAACCATGGTGTGGCCTTGCATCGGCAGAGCGGGCGGCTGTTCGTATTGATGCACAAGGACAAACCGGAGAACTACCAGAAGCCCGGCACCGAGGTGTGGGTGTTCGATGTGGCCACGCAGCAGCGTGTGGCGCGCCTGTCGCTCAAGGAGCAGAGCACCGCCATCGGCGTCAGCCAGGGCGCGCAACCACGGCTGTACAGTCTGGACTGGGTGGTGCCGATGCCGAGCCTGTTCACCCTGTGGGTCTACCTGACAGAAGGCGAGGCCGGACTGACCCCGTTGCTGCGTCAGGGTGTGAACCTGTACGACGCTGACAGCGGCGAGCACCTGCGCAGTGTCGGTGACATCCCCCTGGGTTTCCTCAATGTGGTGATGCCATGGTGA
- a CDS encoding efflux RND transporter permease subunit, translating to MLANLVSALERLVFRHRLATLGLLAVVTLVMGLFAARLEMTAGFDKQLPQQHPYIKTFNQYRDVLFGANRVIVVLRARHGDIWNTAALTRLHDLTQTLFFLPGIDRRSVTSLWTPNTRAVQITEEGMKAEDVVGGDVTIGNLDARAIAGIRERTLAGGFVGSLVANDQRGAMVVAELADPDPVTGKRLDYLAFSRQLEEQVRARYADADFDVQIIGFAKQMGDIGAGARSVVEFFALAFVLTALAVYWYIRSWRLTALALVCSLVSVVWQFGTLTLLGFGLDPLAILVPFLVFAIGVSHGVQQVNFIAKEVCAGADGMTAARRSFVGLMIPGTLALITAFVGFATLVLVPIPMIRELAITASVGVAYKIVTNLVMLPVLASYCRFDGRYVAKVERLRARREGLMTGLGRIAEPRNALRVTMLGVGLMALAVWQSQGRHIGHVLPGAPELHADSRYNQDVEQVVSHFALGLDLFTVAVQTPAGGCYRHDVMAYVDRLTWYLGTLPGVLSAQALPAMAKLAASGVNEGNPKWAALPVDELSLGETVRQVPEALRLFDADCTVLPVNLYLADHKASTLKQITAAVEQYRERHVLPGVSVRLASGNAGVQAATNAVVEGSELPMMLYVYLTIVLLVGLVYRDWRAMLACCLPLTLATFLGYWFMKALDIGLTVATLPVMVLAVGVGVDYAFYIYNRLQLHLAAGSDIVAAFQQALREVGVATVFTALTLSVGVATWSFSALKFQADMGLLLTFMFMANMLMAVTLLPALAVVLERLVPRRGPVRAPLIAH from the coding sequence ATGCTGGCTAATCTGGTCTCGGCGCTCGAGCGCCTGGTCTTTCGCCACCGCCTGGCGACCCTCGGCCTGCTGGCCGTGGTCACCCTGGTGATGGGCCTGTTTGCCGCGCGTCTGGAGATGACGGCGGGCTTCGACAAACAGCTGCCGCAGCAGCACCCCTATATCAAGACGTTCAACCAGTACCGCGACGTGCTGTTCGGCGCCAACCGCGTCATCGTGGTGCTGCGGGCGCGCCATGGCGATATCTGGAACACGGCGGCGCTGACACGCTTGCACGACCTGACCCAGACGCTGTTCTTCCTGCCGGGCATCGACCGGCGCAGCGTCACTTCGCTGTGGACGCCGAACACCCGCGCAGTGCAGATCACCGAGGAGGGCATGAAGGCCGAGGACGTGGTCGGCGGTGATGTCACCATCGGCAACCTCGATGCCCGGGCCATTGCCGGCATTCGTGAGCGCACCCTGGCCGGCGGCTTCGTCGGCAGCCTGGTGGCCAATGACCAGCGTGGGGCCATGGTGGTGGCGGAGCTGGCCGACCCGGACCCGGTGACGGGCAAACGTCTCGATTACCTGGCCTTCAGTCGTCAGTTGGAGGAACAGGTACGGGCGCGATACGCCGACGCCGACTTCGACGTGCAGATCATCGGCTTCGCCAAGCAGATGGGCGATATCGGCGCCGGCGCCCGCAGCGTGGTCGAGTTTTTCGCCCTGGCTTTTGTGCTCACGGCGTTGGCGGTCTACTGGTACATCCGCTCCTGGCGCCTGACGGCGCTGGCGCTGGTGTGTTCGCTGGTGTCGGTGGTGTGGCAGTTCGGCACCCTGACGCTGTTGGGCTTCGGCCTCGATCCGCTGGCGATCCTGGTGCCGTTCCTGGTGTTTGCCATCGGCGTGTCCCACGGCGTACAGCAGGTCAATTTCATCGCCAAGGAGGTCTGTGCCGGTGCCGATGGCATGACCGCCGCCAGGCGCAGTTTCGTCGGCCTGATGATTCCCGGCACCCTGGCCCTGATCACCGCCTTCGTCGGCTTTGCGACGTTGGTGCTGGTGCCGATCCCGATGATTCGCGAACTGGCCATTACCGCGTCGGTAGGGGTGGCCTACAAGATCGTCACCAACCTGGTGATGCTGCCGGTACTGGCCAGCTACTGCCGTTTCGACGGACGCTACGTGGCCAAGGTCGAGCGCCTGCGGGCGCGCCGCGAAGGATTGATGACCGGCCTTGGGCGCATCGCCGAGCCGCGGAACGCGCTGCGGGTGACCATGCTGGGCGTTGGCCTGATGGCACTGGCGGTGTGGCAGAGCCAGGGCCGGCACATTGGCCATGTGCTGCCGGGGGCGCCCGAACTGCACGCCGACTCGCGCTACAACCAGGATGTGGAGCAGGTGGTCAGCCATTTCGCCCTGGGCCTGGACCTGTTCACCGTGGCCGTGCAGACCCCGGCGGGCGGTTGCTACCGGCATGACGTGATGGCCTATGTCGACCGCCTGACCTGGTATCTGGGCACCTTGCCCGGCGTGCTGTCGGCGCAGGCGCTGCCGGCCATGGCCAAGCTGGCGGCCTCGGGGGTCAACGAAGGCAACCCGAAATGGGCGGCACTGCCGGTCGACGAGCTGTCTCTGGGCGAAACCGTGCGCCAGGTGCCCGAAGCGCTGCGCCTGTTCGATGCCGACTGCACCGTGCTGCCGGTCAACCTGTACCTGGCCGACCACAAGGCCAGCACCCTCAAGCAGATAACCGCGGCCGTCGAGCAGTACCGCGAGCGCCATGTGCTGCCTGGGGTGAGCGTGCGCCTGGCCAGCGGCAACGCCGGGGTGCAGGCCGCCACCAACGCGGTGGTGGAGGGCTCGGAGCTGCCGATGATGCTCTACGTGTACCTGACCATCGTGCTGCTGGTGGGGCTGGTGTACCGCGACTGGCGGGCGATGCTCGCCTGCTGCCTGCCGCTGACCCTGGCGACCTTCCTCGGCTACTGGTTCATGAAGGCCCTCGACATCGGCCTGACCGTGGCCACCTTGCCGGTGATGGTGCTGGCCGTGGGCGTCGGGGTGGATTACGCCTTCTACATCTACAACCGCCTGCAACTGCACCTGGCAGCAGGAAGCGACATCGTCGCCGCCTTCCAGCAGGCCTTGCGCGAAGTGGGCGTGGCCACGGTGTTCACCGCGCTGACGCTGTCGGTTGGGGTGGCCACCTGGTCGTTCTCGGCGTTGAAGTTCCAGGCCGACATGGGCCTGCTGCTGACCTTCATGTTCATGGCCAACATGCTCATGGCGGTGACCTTGCTGCCGGCGCTGGCCGTGGTCCTGGAAAGACTGGTTCCGCGACGGGGGCCGGTCCGCGCGCCCCTGATCGCCCATTGA
- the mauD gene encoding methylamine dehydrogenase accessory protein MauD, with protein MTYALIISSLLSWAIILMLILAVWALARQVGLLHERIQPVGALSLGKAIKAGDTAPVFTLPSLTGGSVSLGRASGQGTLLFFLSETCPVCKTLLPVLDALRRQERLRVVLASDGEADEHLAFIAAHSLQAFPYLLSREVGLAYQISKLPYAVLIDEHGRVASHGLINTREHLESLLEARRLGHATVQAYNAAQQGMQP; from the coding sequence ATGACCTATGCACTGATCATTTCCAGCCTGTTGTCCTGGGCGATCATCCTGATGCTGATCCTTGCCGTGTGGGCGCTGGCGCGCCAGGTCGGGCTGCTGCATGAGCGCATCCAGCCGGTGGGGGCGCTGTCCCTGGGCAAGGCGATCAAGGCCGGTGACACGGCGCCCGTGTTCACCCTGCCGAGCCTGACCGGGGGCTCGGTCAGCCTGGGCCGCGCAAGCGGGCAGGGCACTTTGTTGTTCTTCCTGTCCGAGACGTGCCCGGTGTGTAAGACGCTGCTGCCGGTGCTCGATGCGTTGCGCCGCCAGGAACGCCTGAGGGTCGTGCTGGCCAGCGATGGCGAAGCGGATGAGCACCTGGCCTTCATCGCCGCCCACAGCTTGCAGGCGTTCCCCTACCTGCTGTCGCGGGAAGTGGGCCTGGCCTACCAGATCAGCAAGCTGCCCTACGCTGTGCTGATCGATGAGCACGGCCGCGTCGCCAGCCATGGCCTGATCAACACCCGCGAGCACCTGGAAAGCCTGCTGGAAGCGCGGCGCCTGGGGCATGCCACCGTCCAGGCGTACAACGCCGCGCAACAGGGGATGCAGCCATGA
- a CDS encoding methylamine dehydrogenase light chain has product MTIRWFDEATQLLTRRVARGTSRRGFLGGLGTLLVGTGATTLLPVFRGGAFAQSSAGLQESGDPNSCEYWRHCAIDGFLCGCCGGTSSSCPPGTVRSDITWIGTCRNPTDGKDYVISYNDCCGKSNCGRCVCQRDQGDTPLYRPQSSNDLNWCSGSQADMPYHCSLSVVIGVKE; this is encoded by the coding sequence ATGACGATCCGTTGGTTCGACGAGGCCACCCAACTGCTGACCCGCCGTGTCGCCCGCGGCACTTCGCGCCGCGGCTTTCTTGGCGGCCTGGGCACCTTGCTGGTCGGCACCGGGGCGACCACCCTGCTGCCGGTGTTTCGCGGCGGCGCCTTTGCCCAGTCCAGCGCTGGTCTGCAGGAGTCGGGTGATCCGAACAGTTGCGAGTATTGGCGTCACTGCGCCATCGACGGTTTCCTTTGCGGCTGCTGCGGCGGCACGTCCAGCAGTTGCCCTCCGGGCACCGTGCGCTCGGACATCACCTGGATCGGCACCTGCCGCAACCCCACCGACGGCAAGGACTACGTCATCTCGTACAACGACTGCTGCGGCAAGAGCAACTGCGGCCGTTGCGTGTGCCAGCGTGACCAGGGCGACACGCCGCTGTACCGCCCGCAGAGCTCCAACGACCTCAACTGGTGCTCCGGCAGCCAGGCGGACATGCCGTACCACTGCTCGCTGTCGGTGGTGATCGGGGTCAAGGAGTAG
- a CDS encoding WD40/YVTN/BNR-like repeat-containing protein — MLPWLLGVIWAGQVAAAPAIALSDVRHAPLVAVARAGEGLVAVGDHGVVALSADGQQWRQARSVPVDGLLTAVSFVDELQGWAVGHGGVLLHSLDGGQHWTLQQRLEGKPVLLSVLFTDAHHGMLVGAYGYAARTVDGGVSWLPMQIGEEGDDFHLNQVFQAADGSLFIVGEAGHGYRSSDQGASWQALDTGVSGSLWTGTGLRDGRVLLAGMSGRVLLGDSQGRHWRLLDSGSREAISAVTQLDDGRVALVGNSGLVAISDAQVAHFTSAQREDRSNLAALAAQSGHLLLFGATGVIDGVAPDAKAAVTARQASENAPR; from the coding sequence GTGTTGCCCTGGTTGCTGGGGGTGATATGGGCAGGGCAGGTCGCTGCGGCGCCGGCCATTGCCCTGAGCGATGTACGCCACGCGCCCCTGGTGGCGGTGGCGCGGGCCGGGGAAGGGCTGGTCGCGGTGGGCGACCACGGCGTGGTGGCGTTGTCCGCCGATGGCCAGCAATGGCGCCAGGCGCGCAGCGTGCCGGTGGATGGTTTGCTGACCGCCGTGAGCTTCGTCGATGAGCTACAAGGCTGGGCGGTGGGGCATGGTGGGGTGCTGCTGCACAGCCTCGACGGCGGTCAGCACTGGACCCTGCAACAGCGCCTGGAGGGCAAACCCGTGCTGCTGTCGGTGCTGTTCACCGACGCCCACCACGGCATGCTTGTCGGTGCCTACGGTTATGCGGCGCGCACGGTCGATGGCGGCGTCAGCTGGCTGCCGATGCAAATCGGCGAGGAGGGCGACGACTTCCACCTCAATCAGGTGTTCCAGGCCGCTGACGGCAGTCTGTTCATCGTCGGCGAGGCCGGCCACGGCTACCGCTCCTCTGACCAGGGCGCGTCCTGGCAGGCGCTGGACACCGGTGTCAGTGGCTCGCTGTGGACCGGCACCGGCCTGCGCGATGGTCGCGTGCTGCTGGCGGGGATGAGTGGGCGGGTGCTGCTGGGCGACAGCCAGGGGCGCCACTGGCGCCTGCTCGACAGTGGCAGCCGCGAGGCGATCAGCGCCGTGACGCAACTGGATGACGGGCGGGTGGCGCTGGTGGGTAATTCGGGCCTGGTGGCGATCTCCGACGCGCAGGTGGCGCATTTTACCAGCGCACAACGTGAAGACCGCTCGAACCTGGCCGCCCTGGCTGCGCAATCCGGTCACCTGCTGCTGTTCGGCGCCACTGGCGTGATCGATGGCGTGGCACCGGATGCCAAGGCAGCTGTCACCGCGCGCCAAGCCTCTGAAAATGCCCCTCGATAG
- a CDS encoding MauE/DoxX family redox-associated membrane protein gives MVSVELLHDPLVHVASVGGLALLLGAAALHKLHDPRAFAEVLQRYARVLGRWCAAPVWAHLLPVLDVLAAAGLLLSLWWPLATLPAVVMLVLYAGVLAAAVGEGASLEDCGCHFGGSRQPPSRALVWRNLLLALVAGNLLVPMNERALSWLDGCTLVFAFVCVAALYLLANQLISNRALARQRP, from the coding sequence ATGGTGAGCGTCGAACTGCTGCATGACCCCTTGGTGCATGTCGCCAGCGTCGGCGGGCTGGCCCTGCTGCTCGGCGCCGCTGCGCTGCACAAGCTGCACGATCCCCGGGCGTTTGCCGAGGTGCTGCAACGCTATGCGCGCGTATTGGGCCGCTGGTGCGCGGCGCCGGTGTGGGCGCACCTGTTGCCGGTGCTGGACGTGTTGGCTGCCGCCGGCTTGTTGCTGAGCCTGTGGTGGCCGTTGGCGACGCTGCCCGCCGTGGTGATGCTGGTGCTGTATGCCGGCGTGCTGGCGGCGGCCGTGGGAGAGGGTGCATCCCTGGAAGACTGCGGCTGCCACTTCGGCGGCAGTCGCCAGCCGCCGTCCCGGGCGCTGGTCTGGCGCAACCTGCTGCTGGCGCTGGTCGCCGGCAATCTCTTGGTACCGATGAACGAACGCGCGCTGAGCTGGCTCGACGGCTGCACCCTGGTGTTCGCCTTCGTCTGTGTCGCCGCCCTGTATCTGCTGGCCAACCAGCTGATCTCCAACCGTGCACTTGCGAGGCAACGGCCATGA